The following coding sequences lie in one Candidatus Poribacteria bacterium genomic window:
- a CDS encoding LamG domain-containing protein codes for MCRVLTFLVLSLFALTHFMATHVMALDTDGLVGVWLLDEGKGEAVKDSSGNGLDGKIAQGKPKWVKGKFDGAMEFGGSDMVTVDDDDALDLEEFTIAAWINIPKVSGAWQIIASKENRNPTGRNYGLFGHINTGVIHYSFTTNSGWKSFDAKTVATDGEWHHVAGTYDGSDFKFYLDGGIDAQVSPGTKPDNHDNFLFIGGCNIGNYWMTGTIDEVVLYDRALSEKEISELIADGMLVTLDVQPGGKLVTTWSQIKAQATR; via the coding sequence ATGTGCAGAGTACTAACATTTTTGGTCTTGAGTCTTTTCGCGCTAACACATTTTATGGCAACGCATGTCATGGCATTGGATACGGACGGCCTTGTCGGTGTATGGCTGCTGGATGAAGGCAAAGGGGAAGCCGTTAAGGATTCCTCCGGGAACGGATTGGACGGAAAAATCGCACAAGGCAAACCGAAATGGGTTAAAGGCAAATTTGATGGCGCAATGGAATTCGGAGGGTCGGATATGGTGACGGTCGATGATGATGACGCTCTCGACTTAGAAGAATTCACAATTGCCGCATGGATAAATATCCCAAAAGTCTCTGGCGCGTGGCAAATCATCGCTTCCAAAGAAAACCGCAATCCGACCGGTAGAAACTACGGACTCTTCGGGCATATTAACACCGGGGTTATCCATTACTCTTTCACAACGAACTCCGGATGGAAATCCTTTGATGCCAAAACCGTGGCAACGGATGGGGAATGGCATCATGTGGCAGGCACTTATGACGGTTCTGACTTCAAATTCTATCTTGATGGCGGCATCGATGCACAAGTGTCGCCAGGCACAAAACCCGACAACCACGATAATTTTCTTTTTATTGGTGGGTGCAACATTGGTAACTACTGGATGACCGGCACTATTGACGAGGTCGTGCTTTATGACAGAGCCCTCAGCGAAAAGGAAATCAGCGAGTTAATAGCGGATGGGATGTTGGTTACGTTAGACGTTCAACCCGGCGGGAAACTGGTGACAACTTGGAGCCAAATTAAAGCACAAGCGACTCGGTAG